A stretch of DNA from Sugiyamaella lignohabitans strain CBS 10342 chromosome B, complete sequence:
TATTTGCTAAATAGATGCTTAAAACCCCACACCAATTTCAGATTAGCATTCGCTTAGCTTTGTAGATCTTAGGGGGCTACGGCATGCAACTTTAAAAGATGCTAATCTTATCtagccaagaaaaatggTCTGACATCCTTCGCAGCCGCACCTCGTGTTGGTCTCTCAACAATCGTATTGCTCGCTTAAACCCCTTGCCCAGATGTGGATTTTCAGTGGTAATCGTATATACGCGCTCTGCCGTTTCGCGATCAGAGGTTAGTGCGGCAGTGTCCGGAATCAGGAGAGAATATTATTCAGGGATCTGTTCTGTAAACACGTAGTGAAAGGTCCAGACTATAGCTGTCAGATCACTGGTATTTTGTCGGAACTTCAGAGCCAGAaagattttttatttcatttttatttgttgatAGAGCGAGTTATCTCTCGTGccctgaaatttcatcTGCGAAATACTCCTAGAATGACTTCGGTTTTGAACAACGCAGTGACCGCAGGGTCGACTTTCAGCGAAACTCTGGCTAATGTCACTGGCTACGCTCCAGATTTGAATATTGTTGAGAAGCTGTGGGCTTCATACTATGTTTATATGGCCAATGATATTCTGGCTACCGGGTTGATGTTATTCATAGTTCATGAAGTGCTATACTTCGGTAGAAGTTTGCCTTGGATCATCATCGACTGTATTCCTTATTTCCGTAAATACAAGATCCAGGATACCAAGGAGCCTGATTTTAAGGAACAGTGGGCCTGTATGAAGTCTGTTCTTCTCTCTCATTTCATGGTTGAAGCGTTACCAATCTGGGGTTTCCATCCTATCTGTGATTATTTGGGTATTCAAATCGACGTTCCCTTTCCTGATCTCAAGACCATGGCCCTACATATCGCCGTCTTCTTTGTATTCGAGGATGCTTGGCACTATTGGATGCATAGAGGTTTGCACTACGGACCTTTTTACAAGTATATTCATAAACAGCACCACAGATATGCCGCTCCATTCGGTATGGCTGCTGAGTATGCTCATCCTATCGAGGTAGCTCTTTTAGGTGTGGGAACTGTGGGCATTCCTATTTTCTGGGTTATTGCCACAAAGAATTTACACATGTTTACCGTATATGTATGGGTCACCCTTCGACTCTTCCAAGCTATTGATGCCCACTCGGGATATGAATTCCCATGGTCTCTACATCATTTCCTCCCTTTTTGGGCTGGTGCTGACCATCACGATGACCACCATAGATATTTCTTGGGCAACTATGCATCTTCTTTCAGGTGGTGGGATGCTCTTCTTAGCACCCATCCTAAGACCCAACGCCCAAAGTCGGGACAAAAGGAAAAGGCTAACTAATCAAAAAATGTACTAAAACACTGTAATAATAGACTCATAAGTGATAGATTTGTAATTATAATTATAAAAAAGGGCGTTTCATTACATTTGTTCAACTTGGTATTTTCTTTAGTCGCATTTATTTCGAGATCGAGTAATCTACGTTCAAGAGTTGTTTAACACAGCCATCCGTTCCTAGACGGGCAATAAGATTTTCTTCTACCCATTCTGTACCACTTGGAAGAGAGTTTCCTTTGAGCAAAAGCTGGCCCATTCTATTGGAAGCGTGATAGTTCCTGAAATCACGCAGCTTGATCTCAAGACAAGGAAGGGGTGGTCCGAAGTGGATCCAACGTAAGGCATTACTGGTACGGTAGTCATAAATGGCGGTTTGGGCGATTGGACTTAGTGAAAGAGGAGTGTTAAGAGAGTGTATTAA
This window harbors:
- the ERG25 gene encoding methylsterol monooxygenase (C-4 methyl sterol oxidase; catalyzes the first of three steps required to remove two C-4 methyl groups from an intermediate in ergosterol biosynthesis; mutants accumulate the sterol intermediate 4,4-dimethylzymosterol; GO_component: GO:0005783 - endoplasmic reticulum [Evidence IEA]; GO_component: GO:0005789 - endoplasmic reticulum membrane [Evidence IEA]; GO_component: GO:0005789 - endoplasmic reticulum membrane [Evidence IDA] [PMID 8663358]; GO_component: GO:0016021 - integral component of membrane [Evidence IEA]; GO_component: GO:0016020 - membrane [Evidence IEA]; GO_component: GO:0005886 - plasma membrane [Evidence IDA] [PMID 8663358]; GO_function: GO:0000254 - C-4 methylsterol oxidase activity [Evidence IEA]; GO_function: GO:0000254 - C-4 methylsterol oxidase activity [Evidence IDA] [PMID 8663358]; GO_function: GO:0005506 - iron ion binding [Evidence IEA]; GO_function: GO:0016491 - oxidoreductase activity [Evidence IEA,IEA]; GO_process: GO:0006696 - ergosterol biosynthetic process [Evidence IDA] [PMID 8663358]; GO_process: GO:0006633 - fatty acid biosynthetic process [Evidence IEA]; GO_process: GO:0006629 - lipid metabolic process [Evidence IEA]; GO_process: GO:0055114 - oxidation-reduction process [Evidence IEA,IEA]; GO_process: GO:0006694 - steroid biosynthetic process [Evidence IEA]; GO_process: GO:0008202 - steroid metabolic process [Evidence IEA]; GO_process: GO:0016126 - sterol biosynthetic process [Evidence IEA]); the encoded protein is MTSVLNNAVTAGSTFSETLANVTGYAPDLNIVEKLWASYYVYMANDILATGLMLFIVHEVLYFGRSLPWIIIDCIPYFRKYKIQDTKEPDFKEQWACMKSVLLSHFMVEALPIWGFHPICDYLGIQIDVPFPDLKTMALHIAVFFVFEDAWHYWMHRGLHYGPFYKYIHKQHHRYAAPFGMAAEYAHPIEVALLGVGTVGIPIFWVIATKNLHMFTVYVWVTLRLFQAIDAHSGYEFPWSLHHFLPFWAGADHHDDHHRYFLGNYASSFRWWDALLSTHPKTQRPKSGQKEKAN